One Pseudomonas sp. HOU2 genomic window carries:
- a CDS encoding AfsA-related hotdog domain-containing protein, with amino-acid sequence MIDMHRKVAKDIVHKGHDDDVLIYDAHHLLPAWLPAAIVQRANLDPMDLEIVNQAYRLDSERLVLRSLPTIIDLEELELAGLADCLPELLTNYEKTTDHLILSGVWVLESTEAKLARLPGCDNGLSLDQRRQVHDVLKALDGCPQQGLLYFTLFNDTANYFFYRKHHEHVPGLMLIEAARQAMYAQFYQHSGYARGEVSISIVDLLSSFPRYTESSFQVDVLVGDYEGMAPPRARKVDKRARFFQRGELVADIRLHGEVIKMPVFKRMRNINIDPACWFRPLKGIRHEVLVRLDSGRHLSARLELLSMAGLQVQCDSPLDASERGHVYLYLENEGMLSLPLQSLHTCDATKAGTLKLQLAELDSPLRFKWREVLKQFAYFSHEETAPAPAPVLGQPLWMTFDQASAMPEQRKEA; translated from the coding sequence ATGATCGACATGCACAGGAAAGTTGCCAAAGACATCGTCCACAAGGGCCACGATGACGACGTGCTGATTTACGACGCTCACCACTTGCTGCCAGCCTGGCTGCCGGCCGCCATCGTGCAACGGGCGAACCTTGATCCAATGGATCTGGAGATCGTCAATCAGGCCTATCGGCTCGACAGCGAGCGTCTGGTGCTGCGTTCGCTGCCAACCATCATCGACCTGGAGGAGCTCGAACTGGCGGGCCTGGCCGACTGTCTGCCGGAGCTGCTGACGAACTACGAGAAAACCACTGACCACCTGATCCTCAGCGGCGTCTGGGTGCTGGAAAGCACCGAGGCCAAACTGGCTCGACTGCCCGGTTGCGACAATGGCCTGAGCCTTGATCAGCGTCGACAGGTGCATGATGTTCTGAAGGCTCTGGACGGCTGCCCGCAACAGGGCCTGCTCTATTTCACCCTGTTCAACGACACCGCCAATTACTTCTTTTACCGCAAACACCACGAACACGTGCCGGGCCTGATGCTGATCGAAGCGGCACGCCAGGCGATGTACGCGCAGTTCTACCAGCACAGCGGTTACGCCCGCGGCGAGGTGTCGATTTCCATCGTTGATCTGCTGTCGAGTTTTCCCCGGTACACCGAGTCTTCGTTTCAGGTGGATGTACTGGTCGGCGACTACGAAGGCATGGCGCCGCCGCGGGCGCGCAAGGTCGACAAGCGTGCGCGATTCTTCCAGCGAGGCGAGCTGGTGGCCGACATTCGCCTGCACGGCGAAGTGATCAAGATGCCGGTGTTCAAGCGTATGCGGAATATCAACATCGACCCCGCCTGCTGGTTCCGTCCGCTCAAGGGCATACGCCATGAAGTGCTGGTGCGCCTGGATTCCGGGCGTCACCTCTCCGCTCGTCTTGAGCTGCTGTCGATGGCCGGTCTGCAAGTGCAATGCGACAGCCCGCTCGACGCCTCCGAGCGCGGCCACGTCTACCTGTACCTGGAAAACGAAGGCATGCTCAGCCTGCCGCTGCAATCGCTGCACACCTGCGACGCGACAAAGGCCGGCACGCTCAAGCTGCAGCTGGCAGAACTGGATTCGCCGCTGCGCTTCAAGTGGCGCGAAGTGCTCAAGCAATTCGCTTACTTCTCCCACGAAGAAACCGCCCCGGCCCCGGCGCCCGTCCTCGGACAACCGTTGTGGATGACCTTCGATCAAGCCTCGGCGATGCCCGAACAAAGGAAGGAAGCATGA
- a CDS encoding NADH:flavin oxidoreductase, with protein sequence MMPRYPHVLEPLRLAGGLELRNRLFFASMGVDLADHSGCVTPAMIEFYQGIMEGGCSMAFLCNATVSPQSRLQSTGLGLFEEHQGESLKAMFAMAEQVNTPVGVQLQHYGGQGTTTHTGVAVLTPSGVPCPRVSKLDPDYRVRIMDETDIALVIEQFAHSAWLAWTNGARLVQLQASNGYLLSSFLSPHTNKRTDRYGGSEENRARLLLEVVRAIRERTQGQLIVTIRLGIDDRLGAEGLQYTDLKETVQALCQAGVAALECSMCMGATFGQLIVHSETMDHYLQAGVRAIKSVSTVPVGYAGFIDGLDKAEQLLADGVCDWVGMSRALFADNDLINKTLQGRSADIHKCRWDSQCFSDKSNPRLDRVYCCVNPKYLRPALA encoded by the coding sequence ATGATGCCGCGCTATCCCCACGTGCTGGAGCCCCTGCGGCTGGCCGGCGGGCTGGAGTTGCGCAATCGGCTGTTCTTCGCGTCGATGGGCGTGGACCTGGCCGATCACAGCGGGTGCGTGACGCCCGCCATGATCGAGTTCTATCAGGGCATCATGGAGGGCGGTTGCTCCATGGCGTTTCTGTGCAACGCCACGGTCTCGCCGCAGTCGCGTCTGCAGAGCACCGGGCTCGGCCTGTTCGAGGAACATCAGGGCGAATCGCTCAAGGCGATGTTCGCGATGGCCGAGCAGGTCAACACGCCGGTGGGTGTGCAACTGCAGCATTACGGTGGTCAGGGCACCACCACGCACACCGGCGTTGCCGTGCTGACCCCGAGTGGCGTGCCCTGCCCGCGCGTGTCGAAACTCGATCCGGATTACCGCGTGCGGATCATGGACGAAACCGACATCGCTCTGGTGATCGAGCAGTTCGCCCATTCCGCCTGGCTGGCCTGGACCAACGGCGCGCGTCTGGTGCAGTTGCAGGCGTCCAACGGCTACCTGCTGAGCAGTTTTCTCTCGCCGCACACCAACAAGCGCACCGACCGGTATGGTGGCAGCGAAGAGAACCGTGCGCGGCTTTTGCTCGAAGTGGTCAGGGCCATCCGCGAGCGTACCCAGGGCCAACTGATCGTCACCATTCGCCTGGGCATCGACGACCGTCTGGGCGCTGAAGGGCTGCAATATACGGACCTCAAGGAAACCGTGCAGGCGCTCTGTCAGGCCGGCGTTGCCGCGCTGGAATGTTCGATGTGCATGGGCGCGACGTTCGGCCAGTTGATCGTGCATTCCGAGACCATGGACCACTACCTGCAAGCCGGCGTGCGGGCGATCAAATCCGTGTCGACAGTGCCGGTGGGTTACGCCGGTTTCATCGATGGGCTGGACAAGGCCGAGCAGTTGCTCGCCGATGGCGTATGCGATTGGGTAGGAATGTCGCGAGCGCTGTTCGCCGACAATGACCTGATCAACAAAACCCTGCAGGGCCGTTCCGCCGACATCCACAAATGCCGCTGGGACAGTCAGTGCTTCAGCGACAAGAGCAATCCGCGACTGGATCGGGTGTATTGCTGCGTGAACCCGAAATATTTACGCCCCGCGTTGGCATAA
- a CDS encoding transglutaminase family protein: MSPRQRFFECLHRSPPALFEAALWMAAEHEKGLDVEALQQDFKALQQRVSYGLPMLPVSELAQPLLRRMNDLGFSQDDFLPLRPQVALLDKVLQTRRGQPLSLSLIALELARGLEIPLVGVNFPGHFLLRVPGADHLLDPCGGRRLYPNDCRELLQRQYGAHLKLNADHLATASPQQMLQRLSRNLRQLHLAHEDYIAALIDAERVLELGGASAADYLARASLYQRLDCPNAERFDLEHALLLSDDPIQRLRLTERLGHLPPNSVVH; encoded by the coding sequence ATGAGCCCGCGCCAACGTTTTTTCGAGTGTCTGCACCGTTCACCGCCCGCGCTGTTCGAAGCGGCGTTGTGGATGGCCGCTGAACACGAAAAAGGTCTCGATGTCGAAGCGCTGCAACAAGACTTCAAGGCGCTGCAACAGCGCGTCAGCTACGGCTTGCCGATGCTGCCGGTCAGCGAACTGGCGCAACCGTTGCTGCGGCGGATGAATGACCTGGGCTTCTCTCAGGACGATTTTCTGCCGCTGCGCCCGCAGGTTGCGTTGTTGGACAAAGTGCTGCAGACCCGTCGCGGCCAACCGCTGAGCCTGTCCTTGATTGCTCTGGAACTGGCGCGTGGTCTGGAGATTCCGCTGGTCGGGGTGAACTTCCCCGGGCATTTCCTGCTGCGGGTACCCGGTGCTGATCATCTGCTGGATCCCTGCGGCGGTCGGCGGCTGTATCCGAATGATTGTCGCGAGTTGTTGCAGCGTCAGTACGGCGCGCACCTCAAACTCAATGCCGACCATCTGGCCACCGCCAGCCCGCAGCAGATGCTTCAGCGCCTGTCACGCAACCTGCGCCAGTTGCATCTGGCCCATGAGGATTACATCGCCGCGCTGATCGATGCCGAGCGCGTGCTGGAACTGGGCGGTGCCAGCGCAGCCGATTATCTGGCCCGCGCCAGCCTTTATCAACGGCTCGATTGCCCGAACGCGGAGCGCTTCGATCTGGAGCATGCGCTGCTGCTCAGTGATGACCCGATCCAGCGCCTGCGCCTGACTGAACGGCTCGGGCATCTGCCGCCGAATTCCGTAGTGCACTAA
- a CDS encoding HAAAP family serine/threonine permease, with product MTDVRTPAAENPAVDRTRNTEIAHKGWSKSDTTWMLGLYGTAIGAGTLFLPINAGVGGFWPLLILALLAFPMTFFAHRGLTRFVLSGRSGDITEVVEEHFGIGAGKLITLLYFFAIFPILLVYSVALTNTLSSFLEHQLHIAPPPRAILSLVLILGLMAIVRCGQNVIVKAMSVLVYPFVAALLLLGLSLIPNWNGAFFASAKEAMPLSTFLKTMWLAIPVMVFSFNHSPIISAFAVDQKQRYGEQAERKSSGILAMAHGMMVVTVMFFCFSCVLALSPADLAAAKAQNISILSYLANHFQTPVIAYAAPLIALVAITKSFLGHYIGASEGFQGMIVKSLRGRGKVMSASWLNRATALFMILSCWAVATFNPSILGMIETLGGPVIACLLFLMPMYAIRRVPALRQYSGQASNVFVVLIGLIALSAIIYSVLP from the coding sequence ATGACCGATGTACGTACACCTGCTGCCGAAAATCCCGCTGTAGATCGCACACGCAATACAGAAATTGCCCACAAGGGCTGGAGCAAATCCGACACCACCTGGATGCTCGGTCTGTACGGCACCGCCATCGGTGCCGGCACCTTGTTCCTGCCGATCAATGCCGGTGTCGGCGGTTTCTGGCCGTTGCTGATTCTGGCGTTGCTGGCGTTCCCGATGACCTTCTTCGCCCACCGCGGCCTGACCCGCTTCGTGCTGTCCGGGCGTTCGGGCGACATCACCGAAGTCGTCGAAGAACACTTCGGCATCGGTGCCGGCAAGCTGATCACCCTGCTGTACTTCTTCGCGATTTTCCCGATCCTGTTGGTTTACAGCGTCGCGCTGACCAACACCTTGAGCAGCTTTCTCGAACACCAGTTGCACATCGCCCCGCCACCCCGGGCGATTCTGTCGCTGGTGCTGATCCTCGGCCTGATGGCTATCGTGCGCTGCGGACAGAACGTGATCGTCAAAGCCATGAGCGTGCTGGTCTACCCGTTCGTCGCTGCCCTGCTGTTGCTCGGCTTGAGCCTGATCCCGAACTGGAACGGCGCGTTCTTCGCCAGCGCCAAGGAGGCGATGCCGCTGTCAACGTTCCTCAAGACGATGTGGCTGGCGATCCCGGTGATGGTGTTCTCGTTCAACCACTCGCCGATCATCTCTGCGTTCGCGGTTGACCAGAAACAGCGCTACGGCGAGCAGGCCGAGCGCAAGAGCAGCGGCATCCTCGCCATGGCCCACGGGATGATGGTGGTGACGGTGATGTTCTTCTGCTTCAGCTGTGTGCTGGCGCTGTCGCCGGCGGATCTGGCCGCGGCCAAGGCGCAGAACATTTCGATCCTGTCGTACCTGGCCAACCACTTCCAGACCCCGGTGATCGCTTACGCCGCGCCGCTGATCGCGCTGGTGGCGATCACCAAATCCTTCCTCGGCCACTACATCGGCGCCAGCGAAGGCTTTCAGGGCATGATCGTCAAAAGCCTGCGCGGTCGTGGCAAGGTGATGTCGGCGAGCTGGCTGAACCGTGCGACCGCGCTGTTCATGATCCTCAGTTGCTGGGCCGTGGCCACCTTCAACCCGAGCATTCTGGGCATGATCGAAACCCTCGGCGGACCGGTGATTGCCTGCCTGTTGTTCCTGATGCCGATGTACGCCATCCGCCGTGTGCCAGCCTTGCGCCAGTACTCGGGACAGGCGTCCAACGTGTTCGTGGTGCTGATCGGCCTGATTGCACTGTCGGCGATCATCTACTCGGTTCTGCCCTGA
- a CDS encoding L-serine ammonia-lyase: MAISVFDLFKVGIGPSSSHTVGPMRAAATFALALIDHRLLNDVRRVEIRLYGSLSATGVGHATDRATVMGLMGEWPDSIDPATIDPRIQQLRESGLLLLAGHREISFNWQHDLLLLDESLPYHPNAMSLTAFGESAELFTQTYYSIGGGFIIEAAEAESGVAPAGDVVLPYDFSSAAELLSLCKQHNLRVSELMMANERAWRSDAEIRNGLLHIWSVMRECVEQGLRHEGILPGGLNVPRRAAKLHRSLLEIGKPNVISSTLSAMEWVNLFALAVNEENAAGGRMVTAPTNGAAGIIPAVLHYYMKFNPDASDDDVVAFFMGAAAVGILCKKNASISGAEVGCQGEVGSACAMAAAGLAEVLGATPEQLENAAEIGLEHNLGLTCDPVGGLVQVPCIERNAIAAVKAINATQMALRGDGKHFISLDRVIRTMRDTGADMHDKYKETSRGGLAVSWVEC; this comes from the coding sequence ATGGCTATCAGTGTTTTCGATCTATTCAAAGTCGGCATCGGTCCGTCCAGTTCCCACACCGTCGGCCCGATGCGCGCCGCCGCGACCTTCGCCCTGGCGCTGATCGACCATCGCCTGCTCAACGATGTGCGCCGTGTGGAGATTCGTTTGTACGGTTCGCTGTCGGCCACCGGTGTCGGTCACGCCACTGATCGCGCCACGGTCATGGGCCTGATGGGCGAATGGCCGGATAGTATCGATCCGGCGACCATCGACCCACGCATCCAGCAACTGCGCGAAAGCGGCCTGTTGCTGCTGGCCGGGCACAGAGAAATTTCCTTCAACTGGCAGCACGATCTCCTGCTGCTGGACGAAAGCCTGCCCTACCACCCCAACGCCATGTCGCTGACAGCCTTCGGCGAAAGCGCCGAGCTGTTCACGCAAACGTACTACTCGATTGGCGGCGGTTTCATCATCGAAGCGGCGGAAGCCGAGTCCGGTGTGGCGCCGGCCGGCGACGTGGTGTTGCCGTACGATTTTTCCAGCGCCGCCGAACTGCTGAGCCTGTGCAAGCAGCACAACTTGCGCGTGTCGGAACTGATGATGGCCAACGAGCGGGCCTGGCGCAGCGACGCTGAAATCCGTAACGGCTTGCTGCACATCTGGTCGGTGATGCGCGAGTGTGTCGAACAGGGCCTGCGTCACGAAGGCATCCTGCCCGGTGGGCTGAACGTGCCGCGCCGCGCGGCGAAATTGCACCGCAGCTTGCTGGAAATCGGCAAGCCGAACGTCATCAGTTCGACGCTGTCGGCGATGGAATGGGTCAACCTGTTCGCCCTCGCCGTCAACGAAGAGAACGCTGCCGGCGGGCGCATGGTCACCGCTCCGACCAATGGCGCGGCCGGGATCATTCCGGCGGTGCTGCACTACTACATGAAATTCAATCCGGACGCGTCTGACGATGACGTGGTCGCGTTCTTCATGGGCGCCGCCGCCGTCGGCATTCTGTGTAAGAAAAATGCCTCGATCTCCGGCGCTGAAGTCGGCTGCCAGGGCGAAGTCGGTTCGGCCTGCGCCATGGCGGCGGCGGGCCTCGCTGAAGTGCTCGGCGCGACCCCGGAGCAACTGGAAAACGCCGCCGAAATCGGCCTGGAACACAACCTCGGCCTGACCTGCGACCCGGTAGGCGGTCTGGTGCAGGTGCCCTGCATCGAACGCAATGCCATCGCCGCGGTGAAGGCGATCAACGCCACGCAAATGGCCCTGCGCGGCGACGGCAAACATTTCATTTCCCTCGACCGGGTAATCCGCACCATGCGCGATACCGGCGCCGACATGCACGACAAATACAAAGAGACTTCACGGGGCGGCCTGGCCGTGAGCTGGGTGGAATGCTGA
- a CDS encoding autoinducer binding domain-containing protein gives MSYWQAELLENAMSATDVELLFDSIKTVARQLEFDYVAYGSRRLFPITKPCLFLANNYSPAWQAAYSANRYLDVDPYVQRAMRSVKPVLWDAELKAQMPEFWQDAQAHGLSEGWGQTLLNSETQGLVTFARGSEPITALELETKQAQLSWLAQITHLGLTRLQMRGADSVLPVPIELSQREKEILQWTADGKSSDDVSVILGISKRTVNFHINHCLKKLGCQNKIAAAVKASLMGLLWK, from the coding sequence ATGTCATATTGGCAGGCTGAACTGTTGGAAAACGCCATGTCTGCAACGGATGTCGAGTTGTTGTTCGACAGTATCAAGACCGTCGCCAGGCAGTTGGAGTTTGATTATGTGGCTTACGGGTCACGCCGACTTTTCCCCATCACCAAACCCTGTCTTTTTCTTGCCAATAATTATTCGCCCGCCTGGCAAGCTGCCTATTCCGCCAATCGTTACCTGGACGTCGATCCTTACGTCCAGCGCGCAATGCGCAGCGTGAAACCGGTGCTGTGGGACGCTGAACTCAAGGCTCAGATGCCCGAATTCTGGCAGGATGCGCAGGCTCACGGGCTCTCGGAGGGCTGGGGGCAGACGCTGCTCAACAGCGAAACTCAAGGGCTGGTGACCTTCGCCCGGGGCAGCGAGCCGATCACCGCGCTGGAACTCGAAACCAAACAGGCGCAGCTGTCCTGGCTGGCCCAGATTACTCACCTGGGGCTGACGCGCCTGCAGATGCGCGGCGCCGATTCGGTGCTCCCGGTGCCGATAGAACTGTCGCAGAGAGAAAAGGAAATCCTGCAATGGACCGCTGACGGAAAGTCATCGGACGATGTTTCGGTGATCCTCGGCATCAGCAAAAGGACGGTTAACTTCCATATAAACCATTGCCTGAAGAAGCTCGGTTGCCAAAACAAGATCGCTGCTGCAGTTAAAGCTTCGCTGATGGGGCTGCTCTGGAAATAA
- a CDS encoding DUF3509 domain-containing protein encodes MDNPFQIITDAFAPDYQINLSIQGLDGSIMLTLSNSGRIVAKRMISAEQRNDPVRLKRLVQSIQFGIAIEQGHSAMAILEAMTGGDGLPPPPQPIDGRSRPSAGI; translated from the coding sequence ATGGACAACCCTTTTCAGATCATTACCGATGCCTTCGCGCCGGACTATCAGATCAACCTGAGCATTCAGGGACTGGACGGCAGCATCATGCTGACCTTGTCCAACAGCGGCCGAATCGTCGCCAAACGGATGATCAGCGCCGAACAGCGCAACGACCCGGTACGGCTCAAACGGCTGGTGCAAAGCATCCAGTTCGGTATTGCCATCGAACAGGGCCACAGCGCCATGGCGATCCTTGAAGCGATGACCGGCGGCGACGGCCTGCCCCCGCCACCGCAGCCAATTGACGGCCGCTCTCGACCATCAGCCGGGATTTAG
- a CDS encoding Glu/Leu/Phe/Val dehydrogenase dimerization domain-containing protein, with protein MFALMQSTRLESLHLSVDPVTGLKAVIAIHNSRLGPALGGCRYLAYPNDESAVEDAIRLAQGMSYKAALAGLDQGGGVAVIVRPAHVENRASLFEAFGRCIEQLDGRYITAIDSGTSVADMDCIAQQTQHVTSTTSAGDPAPHAAMGVFTGIRATAMARLGSDNLEGLRVAIQGLGNVGYALAEQLHAAGAELLVSDIDHGKVQLAMEQLNAHPIANDALLSTPCDILAPCGLGGVLNSHTVTQLRCSAVAGSANNQLTHLDVADQLERRGILYAPDYVINAGGLIYVSLKHRGEELGTITAHLSKISSRLTEVFAHAQAEKRSPARVADELAEKVLYR; from the coding sequence ATGTTCGCTCTCATGCAAAGCACTCGCCTGGAATCGCTGCACCTCAGCGTTGACCCGGTCACCGGGTTGAAGGCGGTCATTGCCATTCATAACAGTCGCCTTGGCCCAGCCCTGGGCGGTTGCCGTTATCTCGCCTATCCCAACGACGAATCCGCAGTCGAGGACGCCATTCGCCTCGCGCAGGGCATGAGCTACAAGGCTGCCCTGGCCGGGCTCGATCAGGGTGGCGGGGTGGCGGTGATTGTGCGCCCGGCGCATGTGGAAAACCGCGCGTCTTTGTTCGAAGCGTTTGGCCGCTGCATTGAGCAGCTCGACGGTCGCTACATCACCGCCATCGACAGCGGCACTTCGGTGGCGGACATGGATTGCATCGCACAGCAGACCCAGCATGTCACCAGTACCACCTCGGCCGGCGACCCGGCACCGCATGCGGCGATGGGCGTGTTCACCGGGATTCGCGCTACCGCCATGGCGCGGCTGGGCAGCGACAATCTTGAAGGCTTGCGCGTGGCGATTCAGGGCTTGGGCAACGTCGGTTATGCACTGGCCGAGCAGTTGCACGCGGCGGGCGCGGAGTTGCTGGTCAGCGACATCGATCACGGCAAAGTGCAACTGGCGATGGAACAGCTCAATGCGCATCCGATCGCCAACGATGCCTTGCTCAGCACACCCTGTGACATCCTCGCGCCATGCGGCCTCGGCGGAGTGCTCAACAGCCACACGGTGACGCAACTGCGCTGCTCGGCGGTGGCGGGATCGGCGAACAATCAGCTGACGCATCTGGATGTGGCCGATCAACTGGAGCGGCGCGGCATTCTGTATGCGCCGGATTACGTGATCAATGCGGGCGGGTTGATTTATGTCTCGCTCAAGCATCGCGGAGAAGAACTGGGAACGATTACCGCGCACCTGTCGAAGATCAGTTCGCGACTGACCGAAGTCTTTGCCCATGCGCAGGCCGAGAAGCGTTCGCCGGCGCGGGTGGCGGATGAGTTGGCGGAGAAGGTTTTGTATCGTTGA
- a CDS encoding SDR family NAD(P)-dependent oxidoreductase, translated as MYDFLGKVCLVTGGTSGIGETVSERLIKAGADVIVFGRDEEKGAALADRLGEHCRFIACDVGDPVQVEQAFASIRLVYGRLDCAFNNAGVTAKYGALAQSCPDDWMRVMNINVNGTYHCMRHELQLMLDRGTGAIVNTSSCAGVVPIGGQVAYVASKQAINGMTQVASIENARLEDGGCIRVNAVAPGPILGGMNSEARLKAAPENTQRKINVTSMKRFGTADEVANAVLWLLSDQSAYVTGVIMPIDGGYASGKF; from the coding sequence ATGTACGATTTTCTGGGAAAAGTGTGCCTGGTCACCGGCGGCACCAGTGGCATCGGCGAGACCGTCAGCGAACGCCTGATCAAGGCCGGCGCCGATGTGATCGTGTTCGGCCGGGACGAAGAAAAAGGCGCGGCGCTGGCCGATCGGCTGGGTGAACACTGCCGCTTCATCGCCTGTGATGTCGGGGATCCGGTGCAGGTCGAGCAGGCGTTCGCGAGCATTCGTTTGGTCTACGGCCGTCTCGATTGCGCGTTCAATAACGCCGGCGTAACCGCCAAGTACGGAGCGCTCGCGCAATCGTGCCCGGATGACTGGATGAGGGTGATGAACATCAACGTCAACGGCACCTATCACTGCATGCGTCATGAACTGCAACTGATGCTCGACCGCGGCACCGGGGCCATCGTCAACACCTCATCCTGTGCCGGCGTGGTGCCAATTGGCGGCCAGGTCGCCTATGTTGCCAGCAAGCAGGCGATCAACGGCATGACCCAGGTGGCGTCGATCGAAAATGCGCGACTGGAAGACGGCGGCTGCATTCGCGTCAATGCGGTCGCCCCGGGACCGATCCTCGGCGGCATGAACAGCGAGGCACGCCTGAAAGCCGCACCGGAAAACACCCAGCGCAAAATCAACGTGACGTCGATGAAGCGTTTCGGCACCGCGGACGAAGTGGCCAACGCGGTGCTCTGGCTGCTCAGCGATCAATCCGCTTACGTCACGGGTGTGATCATGCCCATCGATGGGGGTTACGCCAGCGGCAAGTTCTGA
- a CDS encoding acyl-homoserine-lactone synthase — MDYLSGRYDELTTVKRQRLAQYRYQVFVERLGWQLSTPDDFEFDQFDHSGTHYIVAEEHDGNIKGCARLLPTTQPYLLSEVFTSLLGDKPAPCGDDIWELSRFTSLDLDAEGGKNEQVMSDENTVGLFMATLEYARTCGVSHLVSVSPVAIGRLLKRGGIDYKWLAPPQVLDNRTLGACYITVQ, encoded by the coding sequence ATGGATTACTTGTCAGGACGTTATGACGAGTTGACGACAGTAAAGCGTCAACGCTTGGCTCAATATCGCTATCAGGTGTTCGTCGAACGCCTCGGCTGGCAGTTATCCACGCCGGACGATTTCGAGTTCGATCAATTCGATCACAGCGGCACCCACTACATCGTCGCCGAAGAACACGACGGCAACATCAAGGGATGCGCCCGCCTGCTGCCGACCACCCAGCCGTATCTGCTGAGTGAGGTGTTCACCTCGTTGCTCGGCGACAAGCCTGCACCGTGCGGCGATGACATCTGGGAGCTGTCGCGCTTCACCTCACTGGACCTCGATGCCGAGGGCGGCAAAAACGAACAGGTGATGTCCGACGAAAACACCGTTGGCCTGTTCATGGCCACGCTGGAGTACGCCAGGACCTGCGGCGTTTCACATCTGGTGTCGGTGTCACCGGTCGCGATCGGACGCCTGCTCAAACGTGGCGGCATCGACTACAAATGGCTGGCACCGCCGCAGGTACTGGACAACCGAACCCTCGGCGCCTGCTACATCACGGTGCAGTAA
- a CDS encoding phosphate-starvation-inducible PsiE family protein, translated as MKINWAEKLRQNVHQLAESLGNLFVETFHYLALFAIGAVTAWAAVMEFLGMLEEGHIKIDDILLLFIYLELGAMVGIYFKTNHMPVRFLIYVAITALTRLLISNVSHHNPPDMGIIYLCGGILLLAFSILVVRYASSQFPSVKIEKPQRKLGAGSGEHPEIEKGEL; from the coding sequence GTGAAAATAAACTGGGCCGAGAAACTGCGGCAAAACGTGCATCAGCTGGCCGAGTCCCTGGGCAACCTGTTCGTCGAGACCTTTCACTATCTGGCGCTGTTCGCCATTGGTGCGGTGACCGCGTGGGCGGCGGTGATGGAATTTCTCGGCATGCTCGAAGAAGGCCACATCAAGATCGATGACATTCTGTTGCTGTTTATCTATCTGGAACTGGGGGCGATGGTCGGGATTTACTTCAAGACCAACCACATGCCGGTGCGCTTCCTGATCTACGTGGCGATCACTGCGCTGACCCGCCTGCTGATCTCCAACGTCTCGCATCACAACCCGCCGGACATGGGCATCATCTACCTGTGCGGCGGCATTCTGCTGCTGGCGTTCTCGATCCTGGTGGTGCGTTACGCCTCGTCGCAATTTCCATCGGTGAAGATCGAAAAACCGCAACGCAAACTTGGCGCCGGCTCCGGTGAGCACCCCGAGATCGAGAAGGGCGAACTCTAA